The DNA region TAACTTGAGACAATCCTCCAGTTTTTCGATTGAAGTCCAAAAATCACATACAATTTCACTTGTTACATTTCAATTTCCTTTCACAATCATGGGTAAAGGTGTAGACAATACCTTCTAAATTAatacactttttttttaattgagccACGATGAAGGCCGCAATCACTGCAGCATTAGAGgaccttttttatttagtgacttGCGAAGTGAATTTCACTGTATATTGATTACTTATATACAAATGTATCCTCCAAATGTTATTGATGcagtatttttctttaaattattcccAAAAATTTTTTAGGCAGTAACACTAGATGTACCCCTTAAAttcttgatttatatttttgattcacTCACCTTATAAATGCTGGTTTAGTTATCAATTCTTGTAtagataaagataaataaaagtagatTTAGTctcttattaattttccattaaacaaattaaacccCGTCCATTTAAAACGATTCTTTATCGTCATTTAATAACTGACcacaaaatagaaaatacataaacattTATCAATCTAATTCCcagaacaattaatatacaatttagataTTCAATTACGCCCCCCCCCCCTCTTTAATTTCGTCGAGACAATTGACAATAACCGATTTGTAACAGAAATGACCGAGGCAGCTCGTCTGTATCCAGCGCCGAGTCATGTGCCAGCGTCCTGCGCCCCAACGGACGCGACCCAACTGAGCAACGGTAATCACCTGGGCGGCGGCCTGGGATCAGTTCTCGGATCGACCGGTGTGCCGCCCGTACTGTCAGACATCGCCGCCTCGGCGCCTGCCATCACCAAATTTTACCCGACTGTCGGACGACGCGTCCAAAGCAAAAGCGCCCCCGCCATGGGTACCACGGACAGCAAACCGTCCGATTCTCGGTTGAACGCTCTCTTCGAGGTGAGAATTCAGTGAAAtgtcattagattttttgtaatgACGTTTACATTTTAGACGTACAAGGACGAGTGCGAGGACACGATCCTCGCGGAAGGCATCGAACAATTGTGCAAGGACCTGCAGGTGTCGCCAGACGACTTCAAAGTGCTGGTGCTCGCGTGGAAGCTGAACGCCGAACAGATGTGTCGATTCACGCGGGTCGAATTTGTGAATGGTCTGAGGTCGATGAGGGCCGATTCGATTAAAAGTATTCAAACTAGGTTGCCGGAAGTGGTGGCCGACGTTGAACAGAACGACGAGCAATTCAAAGACCTTTACAggttcagtattttttaatttgtttagaaattttaaggttttttacggttcaataattttacttaacttttcctttataaaattatgttttaaatttatcagtttttgttaactttattattatgattatgagTAGTATATAAGACAAAAATTCttgacataatttaaatttttttattattatttatattatttggttCGTAATATGTCATGTCCCAAGTTGGTTGTTTTCGATAGGTAAagaaaaactgaattaaatgtctaaggttaattttttttaatgttatttaaaggaaatgtattttttcaacCAAGATTAcagttattacattttttcaaaattggtaaaaagttgctttttgtgaatattttagtCAGAGATATTAAAAACCAGTTTGCGAcaatcaatgttttaaaaaagtgagTTCTAACACTTAGTCAGTTTTTCTTACTCTGATCTGGAAATGCAGTAACTGAAAGTAAGCAGCATAACatgaaaaattgacaattcTAATGTGACCATAAGTTGCATATTGATCATCAATACCTTAGTGATTTATAAGCATAATGCACATATACATGTgcatgatttttaacatttttatgacaatATAGTATCATAAATTACTATGAAATTAACTTTCCTCAAgaattttactttactttaaatttccataaaaatatatttattattttttatattttactttactttaaatttccataaaaatatattttgtattttattgaatcaaAACACTACATCTTTATAATCTTAAAACTGGTCAAAATTGTTAACAGATGTAATTTCATtcagttttcataatttttcaagttacattgtgtgtattatttttagtataattttaatattatatattcttcccaattattatgttattaactTTCCTcaagaattgttttaaattctcttgaaaattatatttacttattaaataattcatattgttatttaatttttaatcttataacttattaaaatattgtaatattaaaaatggtcaCAATTCTTAACATTTCAtcgatttttcataatttttgaaatctaatctctacatttttaaaattacttatatattatcttaaattttgattctACGATGCTTAATGATACTtaaattctttcaattttacgtttaatgaaatataaatacccCTAATTCTCTTTTTGCACGAATTTGATGTAATACGATTTTTTATAGTCTATGCATTTTTCTTGAAtcacatattataatattattttcttttttcaaagtataatcattttttataatatgtgtaatgtgtaattttatattaattagatttagatttagatatacatatatatacatatatatatatatatatatatatatatatattgtttttcgaTAGATTTACCTTCCGGTTCGGCTTGGACACGGCGGCCGGCCAACGAATCCTGCCCACTGACATGGCGACGGTACTTTGGCGGCTCGTGTTCACGGTCAGGGAGCCGCCTATACTTGGCCGTTGGCTACGTTTCCTCGACACACACCAATCAATCAGGGGTATACCGCGCGACACGTGGAACATGTTCCTCAACTTCGCCGAAGCGGTCGGTGACGATCTCAGCTGTTACGACGACAACGAAGCCTGGCCCAGTTTGTTCGACGATTTCGTCGAATACGAGAACGACCAAGCGAACCAAAACATCTCGAAGGAGAAGGAATGTGACGATAGGCTCATTCAACAGGACAATTGAGAATGTGCcgattaaattgaaatgtcGCACGATACGATAAGAGTGCCACTTCGCATGTTTCGTGTGGATGAACATTTCCCAATTTCGTTTCGTTGCTTGCCGAATTCTGAGccattttcaatttacataaaactaatatttttgtatgacACGTCGGCTAATAGTGTGGCAATCCTTACTGTATCGTGACCAAGACTGACAGAAACATATACAAATAAGTGTGCACGTTTCTTAATGTTCAGATGTATAGATTAAAGAATGCTTGTGGTGGATTGTTTCGAAAATTTGTTCCATCAGTTTTCGGTACGGTCGAGCCATTAGTTATCAGTCTTGTAAGTTACATTCGTGATATTACTTAGATGTTTAAGGGTAAGGTACAAAAAGTGTTCGGTTGGGAATTttcacttaaatatattttatggcgCAAACAATTATAAGGAATTGTTACCCAACCATGACGAACCATCTGCTTTGTTCTGATCAAATCAGATACCTCTCTACACAAACCGTTACATCACGTCACAAAAGGTTTGGCGTTCAGATTGGTGATCCACAAAATTACTGCAAaagtattttcaaaaacaaaacatagtTATaggtattaaagaaatatttttaataaaaatccgtCGATTCTGCTTCGTCGTcccaaaaaatgtttatgtacAAATTTGATGATGGAGTAGCAAACGGGCGAATGGGatttttttcgtttatttaacATGGATGTTACTTCATTTATTATTCGTCCGTCACGCTACTTTTCCGGTGTGTATCATTCTAAACTTGACTCTTTATGTTGCTTTAGATGTATTGTGATGTTTCGTTTAATGAGAGTGATATTAGGCAAACAAAAACATGTGCCTGTGCATTTCTTTTTTCAACAGCAAATGTTTTGTTCATTTCGTTCTGCATACGCGGCCATTTCTTATCTTAAGTATTTCAGAGCCGtccaaaattacaaaaaagaaaataaaaaatgaatcagtaatattgaatattatgcaTCTACTATTCAGTTTCGTTTGGAAATGGCCTACAAATGTCAGTATAAGTATCATAGaacaagtaattttattactgaagaaacaaaaacagttttgatatataattgtCAGTGTGAAGTTACTTGTTTGTGTGCATCTGTTGTGGTTGTCCCCCCATAAATGGTCATGTTcttttttgtgatattttattatcagtacaagaaaacattcaattttcttGCGCAGATGATTTATAAAAGCACTATCAATAATTACTTACATGAGTGTGCATAAATACAGTAAGTTTTAATGTCTCAtagtatacatttattttattacaaagatGTGGTTTGTAGAAATAAGTTTTAACATTCAATTTTAGTGCAATAATGACTCAACACTCGTGTAACTAATTTTTCAACctgaaagatatatttttattggagtTTCTGAAAATGCTTCATTTTTTGAGTGTATTTGTCTTGGATATAAGACTGAAATTTTTGTCTTTTAGGTGCTGATAAGAGATTATTCGATTgtcatcatttttaatagtttaaacgagaatatttatttagtttttttaattgtagatattactgtatatttgaatgttttgtgAATAAAGGATTATTATGaacaatttgaacatttttcattGGTGTTTGTTGGTGGtacaataaagtaaataaaactcaATGAATGGAAGaaatgatttgtttttttagtgaaatacatttatattgttaaaaccataaatttcaaaccttgttataataaatataggaactactaaataaattatcatatacaagtaacaaatacatatttataatattacaattttataaacaaaacaatataaaataattaactacatAAATTCTTTGTCCttaattttgtaacattaattgaatcaaaaatttctttacaaCTTTggctaatataaataactaaataataataagtcaaAAAATAAGAGTCATTTAAAAGGATATAACGTATTTgactctaaaaattaaaagtaacagTCTTTTTTTCAATACTTGACTTATAATGAGCCTTTGATAACtggaatttattaatgaattattaaaaattatcggctattattttatatccttttaaaatagtaaattattattatatatcacCATTGATTAGTATTAACGTTATAGAAAAATGGTTATTGATTGATAAACAATGAGTTTTTACATACCATCAtctataattcataattacatCTAAGTAATGAAGTGCAAATgaggtatttaaaatatttcgttaCAAAATGTATCACTTCAGAATTATTAATGATCCCCAGTTACAGagacatacattttaatttaaacaaaagaaaattctTTACTCTTTTAAAACACCAACATCATAGCAAGAACACGAATTGCGTTTCCTCGAAAATTATAAACGTATTCAGAATATACATGTTTCAATAAGAATTCTAAACTGTTTAATGGGCACGCATTGATCGGTCGCACCCGTCCCGAATTCGGGAcgataaataagtaaaaaacgCGATGTCTGCGTATTGCTcggtaaaaatcaatatagcCCCGCCCCGTTACATAAGTACCGATCTACTTTTCGGTAAGCGACAACCGCAACACATCTTCAAGCATCAgttcctcctcctcctccttctTTCGACGTTCCTCCTCCTCCTTTTTGCGCTGCTGTTCGGACAGCATCAACGCCAAGCGCAGTTCAGAGTCCAGATCCGTGTCCGTTTCTGCGTCCACGTCGTTCGACACGAGGTCTACGCCGCCTACATTTTGCTGATACAGCTCTAAGCTAGCTTGAATAGCTCTACGGAAAAATACGGTGGAATGAATGATTTAACGGAAAGTGAAGTTATAGagaattaacaaatatcacttgtataatgtttttaagtagttaatttaatataataacaaataatatgataCCATTACCGATTAAATAAGCAAATTTAGCAATAAACTACAATTTCGTAAGCAACAAACAAGCAACATTGTTATACtgacattttctttttatgaacCTTATACTTTAACGACGCACGTAATGAATTCGGTTCTGGTGTTTTAGACACTCTTAAAACAAGCAGAAAATTTAAACGACttcttgtaaaatatataattttacctcTGCAGTTGACGTTCCTCTTCCCCAACGAAGTTTGGTGTGGCTGGTCTGGACGGTTTTTGAGCCTTTAGCGCTTCCCAAATGTCGACCTGAAGTGAAAAACACCGAATATTttacgatttaattaaattgaataattttacctCTTCCTTTTCCGTTCCCACGTCAATGAGACTTTGTTGGATCGCGAACTGAAGCAAGTCGTCCTCCTCTTCTATGAACGGCCTTCTACTATCAGCACCAgctaaaaacaaattgtatttataacaatataataacatgAACATATCATGTAGAGTATAcagtttttagtaataatgaTCTAAatcatatgaaaaataaattaaggtaaGACGCAAATCAGAGGTAAACAAATATCATTTCAAGCAATGCAAGTTTAAAAGAATCAGGAAATAATTGCTTCTTACGTTCAattgataacaaaaaaaataattataatattacaagcCATACcagaaaatatttgtcttatatacatttttttcaaaaaatcacttatttactagttttaaaaaattgattattcttcagtatttgattttgtcatttattttgGGTGTTCTAGAttagaaaaaaagtaattggATACCAAATCAGGATCATACAGTAGATGTGCCTTCAAATTGACCTTTTGAATACACTAAAATCCTGTTGTTAAATTACGAAAACTTGTATTGTCTTAATGGTTAGACTGTAATAATTACATCTCAGAAGGGCTTgagtaaaactttttttaaaactctTCCAGTAGCGAGACTCTCAATTCCGATAATCTTAAAGGGAAACTCAGAATCACTTGACTAAATGCCAAACTGTCTGGTTTCTGATAGAATtggtgtattattttataaattgtattatatacagTGAGACtgaaaaaagtataaactAAACAACAATAAGAAATACTTCTTCTTATCTAACCTAATCACCCAATTTTAGCTAACACCgaatagagaataaaaatatcttcctAATGAGGTATCACAAGACTaccatcaattaaaaaataattgatagagCTACTGGACCATTTGGGTCTTCTTGGTAAGTATAGTTAGATTGATAACACTGTATATGGTTTTTGTTCAAACTGTTAATtttgacttaattaaataactactattacatacatttatattttttctactggaaagaaagtatataaataataaatataaattaatttaaaaaatattaggacagtattaaaccaaaaatttaaataaacaaatgtcaAGTAACATGTAGCTCTGACATTAgatatactattattaatttttattcgaatTTCAAACCCCAGCGAAAGTTTATGAACATCTTTATCCACCCACAGCCgtaaaaagcaaataaaagtGGAAAAAAACATCCATGCATTACCAGTACCAATCTGCGTGTAATTCGGCGGACATTGGAAGATCGATTCGTCCAGGACGCAGATGAGCCTATCCTCGTCTTGGATCCTGGTTACGTTTGGCACTTCGGAATCAATGGCGAATATGTTGCCGAACGTTATTCTGGCGTTCAGTACATGGAATAGAGGAATCTCTGCGGAACAGGCATGATTATCAATAGCTATAACGCAAACAACAAACGGAACCATACCGATTTTGACTGGGAACCCGGACGGTAATTGCATTTGAATGAAGTCCTTGAGTTTGGCGAAGTGTGAACTCGATATGGCCATGAGATCAACGATCGGTAATATCTGTTCGGGAAGTGACAATGGATAACGTTCGCACAACCACAGATTCGCCTTGAACTTTTGAACCTTCACGTTAACCTCCTTCGGCCGTCCGATGTCTCTGCCGCGCAGATCCACCGTACGATCGAAGTACTCCTCCGGTGTGATGTTGCACGGGTTACTCGAATTCGTGAACTCtttctgaaaattaaagaaagatCAGTTTTGTCTCGTTCTCTTTGGGCAGGACATTTCAGAGGGATTGAAAAATCGCGGAAATATTCACGAAAACTAAGTTTTggcaaattttgaaaacaaatttttaacacaccttaattgtaaatatctcTACCTAAAAATTTCGagactgaaaatttaataattgattttgtctGGAAAAATCAagctttttcaaaaatatataatttgtaatatattaaattacttttagctcagatataaagatatttaatattttcgtcCATGAAACATGTGAAAAAAGCTATTCCAGatataaagatatattttaaaagtccctttaaaacgtttttacttcttatcaaatttaattaattaaataaaatttttacactttttgAAATCTGCCAAAAGTCAGTTTTTTTCTAGTTGATCTAGAATGCAACAGTCAAAAACACCCTGAAGGTCCTCTCTTACCGTTGGTGTTGTAACGGTGGACTCATTCTCGGTGATTTCGGCGATTCCGAGGAAGTTCTGCAGCGGTGTCCGGTTGCTTTTGCTGCGTGCCTTGTCGGTTTCTGTCAGATGTTCCGTCCTCGTTTTCGTCACGAATTCCACGTTGGAAGCGGCGAACACCTTGCACTCGTATCCGTTTATCGATTCGGTTTTATCTGATCGCCAGCCCCACATACCCGCTTTATTCctgtcattaaaattaagttaagttaTTAACTTGTTGCtttcaaaagttctatattgatgaaaatatattaatggtaCCTTTCGAAACTGATTTTTTCGGTGTCTACAAACGAGGTAACAATCGGTGTGGTAAGACGTTGAGATACGGTCTCTTCATGCGGAATAAGAATGCCAAGTGCCTCGTCCGGCGCTCGCATTTGTTCACAGTAGACTTGTTGGAGATCATGGTCAATTTCCATCATTGTAGCACCATCGTCTGTAAGAATAAGAAACTTTaggtgtatttatttaaagcaaTGAAAGTTTTTTACATCCTATTAAATCCTACACTAAAAATACGTAGTCCATTCAAGTAACATACAGCGTAGTTTAAAACAATGATGTCtaatttgttcaattaaacgttattgaaatttgattaaaatgaaacttGTGAATCTTATACACTGAACAGACTAGAATTactcagaaatattttttgagcaTTCATACTTCATTACTAAATCTAATAATCATGTAaatgttaacattttaattgaatgaattgatttGTGCTGATTAATCAATggacaaatgtaaaataatttacgcaaatttacAAGTCGCAGTAGCCAACAAGCCAAATGTGTTCTACTCAACAAAAAGCGGCACAATTTACCGATATTTTTAAAGGATTTCAATTTATAGATGTAACTTCTCTGACTTCTAACGACCGGACAAATCGAGATTGCTAAACACacataaatatagttttaacatggatttaataaaatcgtcGGAGTACGCTTACTTTGCCCCTGGAAAATGTAGCTTCTGTTGCCTCTTTGCCAGCTGCTGTGGTCGAAACCTAGGAGGGTTGTGTCCACCCTAACGTTCGATCCTTGTTTGTAGACTTTGTATGTGTCACTAGGACACATCCTTGACACCAGTGGAACTggaaaattcatcaaaaacttTCATACAAGAACGtcaacttttatttcaattcacttaatcatttttacatactcagtgataaaaatattagtactttagaaggtattttatatatattataatatatactacatatatatatatatatatatatatatatattattttttaatttaccgaAATCTCATATTATTccatatacaaatttattattataaatacttttaaatacagacgaatttaaaattcaaagatttttgttattcatttataaaaaaataattcttgatattttacatttttaattagatataaaacttaactatttttttcttatttttcattaaaaaacctTACCTTACacataatacatataataaacttacaaaaataaagagcaaattattatattataaatttaatgcatatgacactaaaaataaattaatactatattttgtgttgatttgatataaacaatattcaaaaagaaaaccatttaatgcaaatttaattagtaatcaaTGTTTAAATTCAGATAAAGTTcatgcaaaacaaaaaatacgaaGCGATGAAAATGCTCATGTATAATGATACAAATTTTTGGtgtacaataaacaaaaaccttCATATAAGTGacttgtgtattttatttaataattcaataaacaaaacagaatattaaatatatattatataaaacaattacatcCTGTGAAAGTGTCATAGTCCAACCAAAATTGCTTTAAGTAAtacacattaataataatcaaactgAATTGAAATTCCATCTTGGTGAATCACTTATAGAAGTGCATGCAGTTTATCGACACACAGACAAAAATGATTTCGCTGTCAAACAGATTATCTACTTCGTGTTCGCGTTTTGCATAAACTCACCGTCGGTTACCTTACCCCAACTGGTGAACTCCCACTTCATTTCAACGTAGAAGTCGGGCGCTTCCTTGAGTCGTTGCAGCAACTCCGGAATGCCTGCCATCCGACTCGAGTAACGTTGGAAGTCGCGCCGTTCGAGCACCAGATGCAGAAGTTCTGGGTCGCCGGTCGCCACCGCCTCTTgtacaactaaaaataaaacaatacatataatatattccaAAATCATGTTTATATGTCTTTATTCAGTAGAAAATATCTCAAGTTTAAATTATCCAAGCCTGAATGTTTTTGGTATCATATAAAGGTTAATTGAATTTcctattcattttatttttttatataacatttttaaatttta from Aethina tumida isolate Nest 87 chromosome 1, icAetTumi1.1, whole genome shotgun sequence includes:
- the LOC109608764 gene encoding DCN1-like protein 3 — protein: MGNCLTCFKEPASTALDSTTPNCHKEEMTEAARLYPAPSHVPASCAPTDATQLSNGNHLGGGLGSVLGSTGVPPVLSDIAASAPAITKFYPTVGRRVQSKSAPAMGTTDSKPSDSRLNALFETYKDECEDTILAEGIEQLCKDLQVSPDDFKVLVLAWKLNAEQMCRFTRVEFVNGLRSMRADSIKSIQTRLPEVVADVEQNDEQFKDLYRFTFRFGLDTAAGQRILPTDMATVLWRLVFTVREPPILGRWLRFLDTHQSIRGIPRDTWNMFLNFAEAVGDDLSCYDDNEAWPSLFDDFVEYENDQANQNISKEKECDDRLIQQDN
- the LOC109608702 gene encoding ankyrin repeat domain-containing protein 13D isoform X1, which encodes MVHIDQIKADFPLHWLVWQNDYQTLQNELAKKLHNKEKKDVRGRTPLMLAVTLGFLESSRVLLNSEANVNVENSDGWTVVQEAVATGDPELLHLVLERRDFQRYSSRMAGIPELLQRLKEAPDFYVEMKWEFTSWGKVTDVPLVSRMCPSDTYKVYKQGSNVRVDTTLLGFDHSSWQRGNRSYIFQGQNDGATMMEIDHDLQQVYCEQMRAPDEALGILIPHEETVSQRLTTPIVTSFVDTEKISFERNKAGMWGWRSDKTESINGYECKVFAASNVEFVTKTRTEHLTETDKARSKSNRTPLQNFLGIAEITENESTVTTPTKEFTNSSNPCNITPEEYFDRTVDLRGRDIGRPKEVNVKVQKFKANLWLCERYPLSLPEQILPIVDLMAISSSHFAKLKDFIQMQLPSGFPVKIEIPLFHVLNARITFGNIFAIDSEVPNVTRIQDEDRLICVLDESIFQCPPNYTQIGTAGADSRRPFIEEEDDLLQFAIQQSLIDVGTEKEEVDIWEALKAQKPSRPATPNFVGEEERQLQRAIQASLELYQQNVGGVDLVSNDVDAETDTDLDSELRLALMLSEQQRKKEEEERRKKEEEEELMLEDVLRLSLTEK
- the LOC109608702 gene encoding ankyrin repeat domain-containing protein 13D isoform X3; translation: MVHIDQIKADFPLHWLVWQNDYQTLQNELAKKLHNKEKKDVRGRTPLMLAVTLGFLESSRVLLNSEANVNVENSDGWTVVQEAVATGDPELLHLVLERRDFQRYSSRMAGIPELLQRLKEAPDFYVEMKWEFTSWVPLVSRMCPSDTYKVYKQGSNVRVDTTLLGFDHSSWQRGNRSYIFQGQNDGATMMEIDHDLQQVYCEQMRAPDEALGILIPHEETVSQRLTTPIVTSFVDTEKISFERNKAGMWGWRSDKTESINGYECKVFAASNVEFVTKTRTEHLTETDKARSKSNRTPLQNFLGIAEITENESTVTTPTKEFTNSSNPCNITPEEYFDRTVDLRGRDIGRPKEVNVKVQKFKANLWLCERYPLSLPEQILPIVDLMAISSSHFAKLKDFIQMQLPSGFPVKIEIPLFHVLNARITFGNIFAIDSEVPNVTRIQDEDRLICVLDESIFQCPPNYTQIGTAGADSRRPFIEEEDDLLQFAIQQSLIDVGTEKEEVDIWEALKAQKPSRPATPNFVGEEERQLQRAIQASLELYQQNVGGVDLVSNDVDAETDTDLDSELRLALMLSEQQRKKEEEERRKKEEEEELMLEDVLRLSLTEK
- the LOC109608702 gene encoding ankyrin repeat domain-containing protein 13D isoform X5 translates to MVHIDQIKADFPLHWLVWQNDYQTLQNELAKKLHNKEKKDVRGRTPLMLAVTLGFLESSRVLLNSEANVNVENSDGWTVVQEAVATGDPELLHLVLERRDFQRYSSRMAGIPELLQRLKEAPDFYVEMKWEFTSWVPLVSRMCPSDTYKVYKQGSNVRVDTTLLGFDHSSWQRGNRSYIFQGQNDGATMMEIDHDLQQVYCEQMRAPDEALGILIPHEETVSQRLTTPIVTSFVDTEKISFERNKAGMWGWRSDKTESINGYECKVFAASNVEFVTKTRTEHLTETDKARSKSNRTPLQNFLGIAEITENESTVTTPTKEFTNSSNPCNITPEEYFDRTVDLRGRDIGRPKEVNVKVQKFKANLWLCERYPLSLPEQILPIVDLMAISSSHFAKLKDFIQMQLPSGFPVKIEIPLFHVLNARITFGNIFAIDSEVPNVTRIQDEDRLICVLDESIFQCPPNYTQIAGADSRRPFIEEEDDLLQFAIQQSLIDVGTEKEEVDIWEALKAQKPSRPATPNFVGEEERQLQRAIQASLELYQQNVGGVDLVSNDVDAETDTDLDSELRLALMLSEQQRKKEEEERRKKEEEEELMLEDVLRLSLTEK
- the LOC109608702 gene encoding ankyrin repeat domain-containing protein 13D isoform X2, producing MVHIDQIKADFPLHWLVWQNDYQTLQNELAKKLHNKEKKDVRGRTPLMLAVTLGFLESSRVLLNSEANVNVENSDGWTVVQEAVATGDPELLHLVLERRDFQRYSSRMAGIPELLQRLKEAPDFYVEMKWEFTSWGKVTDVPLVSRMCPSDTYKVYKQGSNVRVDTTLLGFDHSSWQRGNRSYIFQGQNDGATMMEIDHDLQQVYCEQMRAPDEALGILIPHEETVSQRLTTPIVTSFVDTEKISFERNKAGMWGWRSDKTESINGYECKVFAASNVEFVTKTRTEHLTETDKARSKSNRTPLQNFLGIAEITENESTVTTPTKEFTNSSNPCNITPEEYFDRTVDLRGRDIGRPKEVNVKVQKFKANLWLCERYPLSLPEQILPIVDLMAISSSHFAKLKDFIQMQLPSGFPVKIEIPLFHVLNARITFGNIFAIDSEVPNVTRIQDEDRLICVLDESIFQCPPNYTQIAGADSRRPFIEEEDDLLQFAIQQSLIDVGTEKEEVDIWEALKAQKPSRPATPNFVGEEERQLQRAIQASLELYQQNVGGVDLVSNDVDAETDTDLDSELRLALMLSEQQRKKEEEERRKKEEEEELMLEDVLRLSLTEK
- the LOC109608702 gene encoding ankyrin repeat domain-containing protein 13D isoform X4: MVHIDQIKADFPLHWLVWQNDYQTLQNELAKKLHNKEKKDVRGRTPLMLAVTLGFLESSRVLLNSEANVNVENSDGWTVVQEAVATGDPELLHLVLERRDFQRYSSRMAGIPELLQRLKEAPDFYVEMKWEFTSWGKVTDVPLVSRMCPSDTYKVYKQGSNVRVDTTLLGFDHSSWQRGNRSYIFQGQNDGATMMEIDHDLQQVYCEQMRAPDEALGILIPHEETVSQRLTTPIVTSFVDTEKISFERNKAGMWGWRSDKTESINGYECKVFAASNVEFVTKTRTEHLTETDKARSKSNRTPLQNFLGIAEITENESTVTTPTKEFTNSSNPCNITPEEYFDRTVDLRGRDIGRPKEVNVKVQKFKANLWLCERYPLSLPEQILPIVDLMAISSSHFAKLKDFIQMQLPSGFPVKIEIPLFHVLNARITFGNIFAIDSEVPNVTRIQDEDRLICVLDESIFQCPPNYTQIGTAGADSRRPFIEEEDDLLQFAIQQSLIDVGTEKEEVDIWEALKAQKPSRPATPNFVGEEERQLQRVSKTPEPNSLRASLKYKVHKKKMSV